In Streptococcus oralis, a single window of DNA contains:
- a CDS encoding DUF4176 domain-containing protein, which produces MSERTALPIGSVVRVREGVEPVMIVNHCPVTEKDGRQGYFDFGAVSLPLGLINQNIIFFNKEDIDEVLFFGYIDRRFQDFLSRYDEEVSKISYERFSVDDFKK; this is translated from the coding sequence ATGTCAGAACGTACTGCTTTACCGATTGGAAGTGTTGTTCGAGTGAGAGAAGGTGTAGAGCCTGTCATGATTGTTAATCATTGTCCAGTTACTGAAAAGGACGGCAGGCAAGGTTATTTTGATTTTGGAGCAGTCAGTCTTCCGCTAGGACTCATTAATCAAAACATTATCTTCTTTAACAAAGAGGATATTGATGAAGTTCTATTCTTTGGTTACATCGATCGTAGATTTCAAGACTTTTTGAGTCGTTATGATGAGGAAGTCTCAAAAATCAGCTATGAGCGCTTTAGTGTAGATGATTTTAAAAAATGA
- a CDS encoding YwqH-like family protein, with translation MGSYYKQIAARFRRQAAEAQRAKSVVDGKISRLRKASSSLASEIQSIDNRARSLGQILPLDSSSFKGSRQQDFEGHFYNLGTNITNFRDSHNNNKTAIEDKIRSLETQSSELQSAIASYYRQARVYEYMED, from the coding sequence ATGGGGTCGTATTATAAACAAATTGCGGCTAGATTTCGTCGACAAGCTGCTGAAGCTCAAAGAGCAAAAAGTGTAGTTGACGGGAAAATATCTAGATTAAGAAAAGCTAGCAGTAGTTTAGCAAGTGAGATACAGTCTATTGATAATCGTGCAAGATCTTTAGGTCAGATTCTTCCTTTAGATTCCTCTAGTTTTAAGGGGAGTCGTCAGCAAGATTTTGAAGGTCATTTTTATAATTTAGGAACGAATATTACTAATTTTCGAGATAGCCATAACAATAATAAAACTGCTATTGAGGATAAGATACGTAGTCTGGAAACTCAATCAAGTGAGCTACAGTCTGCAATAGCATCTTATTATCGTCAGGCTCGTGTCTATGAATATATGGAGGATTAG
- the esaA gene encoding type VII secretion protein EsaA, which translates to MKKIIIGSSVFVTLLVGSGATFIYLKNQEISVTNKVNDRKLNIALVNEDAGGVLNGNAYNLGNDFTNLLSKENTNQWTVMTRNVAENRFENGSVDVIVYIEQQFSEKIAQLESFNPDRAKITYKTKSNLDPVKSKNVELRVGEYLNTINQNVIKMYFSSVINNLDDAKRNVDNIVNEQSGTHSKISQYIYGPSNEASQSMLSTLEFASNLQKTNSSYEDSQKAFSDSVASLLNNTGIGLEKQLTEVKTYFDAQKEIFEKNVLTTNSTLKEQHEENSKIIDGLNNSVLKSLYQFGNSTDKEKSEQAKLEDLVVDYHKVIVDYQGKIKDRKSEFGHLKKELEEEKKKISLFYFGKEDVDLKSDLTSDAKATLVDQINKSLITENHLPETYQNLIRSNLTDISIESTDYQTLFSKLEKLNVLTADQVKEYNEKIDLLKNYTKFDKKATSISGLPIFEFLSIENDKLDKVTETMELTVKLPQAESETVEASVTKPSSSLPESSTVVEGGGDSSSSKGTKYLSPKAKIYVTGNATLVGGEQTITDDKLYTMTVEYTLEPHYGKNEISFEVHIGETTIPVKKTIYRSDKEESDVLVKKDLKHILDKLSKIDRSTGMIQAIYGSPSSSSINFSALSPDSVYNMYGNISRDDIATQLSEDQVAKFKESGIDLLEQIQNSLKSLEKSSNTLPELAEAELPNDYFKNQITNLANWYNNSIKTLSTEYDKWKETKAKQLEVTGTASNANSGTLINDSESSNRLYRSIESLVSTTSTGSKETSQNHEAVGTMKDQFTQFVDQVQTIKGNVDKTISTTNDLISNEAEVIQGNRDYAESFKTVMKNIRDGGTTNQNVMNFLSNPIETKKETYEAPISVDNNRVWVILAIILSAISSAGITYWLTKEKGK; encoded by the coding sequence ATGAAAAAAATAATTATAGGTAGTAGTGTTTTTGTAACTTTGTTGGTTGGTTCAGGAGCAACATTTATTTATTTAAAGAATCAAGAGATTTCTGTAACAAATAAGGTTAACGATCGTAAATTGAATATTGCTCTGGTAAATGAAGATGCTGGAGGCGTATTAAATGGCAACGCCTATAATCTAGGAAATGATTTCACAAATTTATTATCAAAAGAGAATACAAATCAATGGACTGTCATGACTCGTAATGTTGCTGAAAATCGATTTGAAAATGGGTCGGTTGATGTAATTGTTTATATCGAACAACAGTTTTCAGAAAAAATAGCTCAACTGGAAAGTTTTAATCCTGATAGAGCAAAGATAACATATAAAACGAAATCAAATTTAGATCCAGTTAAATCTAAGAATGTTGAGTTACGAGTAGGCGAGTACCTCAATACTATTAACCAAAATGTTATAAAAATGTATTTTTCAAGTGTTATCAACAATCTAGATGATGCTAAAAGAAATGTTGATAATATTGTAAATGAACAGTCTGGGACGCATTCAAAAATTTCTCAATATATCTATGGTCCGTCAAACGAAGCAAGTCAGTCTATGTTAAGCACTTTGGAATTTGCTTCAAATCTACAGAAAACGAATTCGTCTTATGAAGATTCTCAGAAGGCTTTTTCTGATTCTGTTGCTAGCCTTTTAAATAATACAGGAATCGGATTAGAAAAACAACTTACGGAAGTTAAAACTTATTTTGATGCTCAGAAGGAAATATTTGAAAAGAATGTCTTAACAACCAATAGCACCTTGAAAGAACAGCATGAAGAAAATTCTAAAATTATAGATGGTTTAAATAATTCGGTGCTTAAATCATTGTATCAATTTGGAAATAGTACAGATAAGGAAAAATCTGAACAAGCTAAACTAGAAGATTTAGTAGTTGATTATCATAAGGTTATTGTTGATTATCAAGGTAAAATAAAAGATAGAAAATCTGAATTTGGACATCTTAAAAAAGAATTAGAAGAAGAGAAAAAGAAAATATCACTCTTTTACTTTGGTAAAGAAGATGTTGATTTAAAATCGGACCTTACTTCGGATGCTAAAGCAACACTTGTAGATCAGATTAATAAAAGTTTGATTACTGAAAATCATTTGCCTGAAACTTATCAAAATTTGATTCGTTCAAATCTAACAGATATTAGTATTGAATCAACTGATTACCAAACTTTATTTAGTAAATTGGAGAAACTCAATGTCCTAACAGCTGATCAAGTCAAAGAATATAATGAAAAAATAGATTTACTTAAGAATTATACTAAATTTGATAAGAAGGCCACCTCTATAAGTGGATTACCTATTTTTGAATTTTTATCGATTGAAAATGATAAGCTCGATAAAGTAACAGAAACTATGGAATTGACAGTTAAATTACCCCAGGCTGAGTCTGAAACTGTCGAAGCTTCTGTGACAAAACCATCCAGTAGTTTGCCTGAATCATCAACGGTAGTTGAGGGTGGCGGAGATTCTAGCAGTTCTAAAGGGACAAAATATTTATCTCCTAAAGCTAAAATTTATGTTACAGGAAATGCTACTTTAGTTGGAGGAGAGCAAACTATAACAGATGATAAGCTTTATACTATGACGGTTGAATATACTTTAGAACCACATTATGGGAAAAATGAAATTTCATTTGAAGTACACATTGGTGAAACTACAATTCCTGTCAAGAAAACTATTTATCGTAGCGATAAAGAAGAGTCAGATGTTTTAGTGAAAAAAGATTTAAAACATATTCTTGATAAATTAAGCAAAATCGATCGTTCAACTGGTATGATTCAAGCAATTTATGGAAGTCCAAGTAGCTCCTCTATTAATTTTTCTGCCTTATCACCAGATTCTGTTTACAATATGTATGGTAATATCAGTCGTGATGATATAGCGACTCAGTTGTCAGAAGATCAAGTTGCTAAGTTTAAAGAGTCAGGTATAGATTTGTTGGAACAAATTCAAAACTCTTTGAAGTCATTAGAAAAATCAAGTAACACATTGCCTGAATTGGCTGAAGCTGAGTTACCAAATGATTATTTCAAAAATCAAATTACAAACTTAGCTAATTGGTATAATAATTCGATTAAGACCTTATCAACCGAGTACGATAAGTGGAAGGAAACGAAAGCAAAACAATTGGAAGTGACGGGTACAGCTTCAAATGCTAATAGCGGAACATTAATAAATGATAGTGAGTCATCAAATCGCTTATATAGATCAATTGAATCATTAGTGTCTACAACTTCTACTGGATCAAAAGAAACTAGTCAAAATCATGAAGCGGTTGGAACTATGAAGGATCAGTTTACTCAATTTGTTGATCAAGTTCAGACTATTAAAGGTAATGTTGATAAGACTATTTCAACTACGAATGATTTGATATCTAATGAAGCAGAAGTTATTCAAGGGAATAGAGACTACGCAGAGTCCTTTAAAACTGTTATGAAGAATATTCGTGATGGTGGAACGACCAATCAAAATGTGATGAATTTTTTATCTAATCCAATTGAAACTAAAAAAGAAACATATGAAGCGCCAATTTCAGTGGATAATAACAGAGTATGGGTTATTTTAGCGATTATTTTATCAGCAATTTCATCAGCAGGAATCACATATTGGTTGACAAAAGAAAAAGGCAAATAA
- a CDS encoding DUF4176 domain-containing protein: MSERTALPIGSVVRVREGVEPVMIVNHCPVTEKDGKQGYFDFGAVSLPLGLMNQNIIFFNKEDIDEVLFFGYIDRRFQDFLSRYDEEISKISYDHFTIEDFKK; the protein is encoded by the coding sequence ATGTCAGAACGTACTGCTTTACCGATTGGAAGTGTTGTTCGAGTGAGAGAAGGTGTAGAGCCTGTCATGATTGTTAATCATTGTCCAGTTACTGAAAAGGACGGCAAGCAAGGTTATTTTGACTTTGGAGCTGTCAGTCTTCCACTAGGGCTTATGAATCAAAACATTATCTTCTTTAACAAAGAGGATATAGATGAAGTTCTATTCTTTGGTTACATTGATCGTCGTTTTCAAGACTTTTTGAGTCGTTATGATGAGGAAATTTCAAAAATCAGCTATGACCATTTCACCATAGAAGACTTCAAAAAATGA
- a CDS encoding DUF4176 domain-containing protein, whose amino-acid sequence MKEEQMILFARALSRCSLSEKEQEVLTAVAMTLSGHPDVFRACYIAFMNDEPSYHYHPMIGAPLEFFYEKELVRIRRLQEEVTLPRSLFIQYASYVDLCLSRIYPLGTVVELDRELLPKDLVESFESEQMDFFVVISGRRVDLDNGHYMDYIGHGYPFGLRFDTSPLFLSNLLIKRVVSEGYSDTVDEHYCQEALRKDYLDAGLISSVYSEEEVNED is encoded by the coding sequence ATGAAGGAAGAACAAATGATTTTATTCGCCCGAGCCTTGTCTAGATGTAGCCTATCTGAAAAGGAGCAGGAAGTATTGACAGCGGTAGCGATGACCCTATCAGGACATCCAGATGTTTTTCGGGCCTGTTATATAGCTTTTATGAATGACGAACCTAGCTATCATTATCATCCAATGATAGGGGCGCCGTTGGAGTTTTTCTATGAAAAAGAACTCGTGCGAATTCGGCGTCTCCAAGAAGAAGTCACTTTACCTCGTTCGCTATTTATCCAGTATGCTTCCTATGTGGATCTCTGCTTAAGTCGTATCTATCCTTTGGGTACTGTTGTGGAACTTGATCGTGAGCTTCTTCCGAAGGACTTGGTTGAATCATTTGAAAGCGAGCAGATGGACTTTTTTGTAGTCATTTCGGGTCGTCGAGTTGATTTGGATAATGGTCATTATATGGACTACATCGGTCATGGCTATCCATTTGGATTACGCTTTGACACTTCACCCTTGTTTTTAAGCAATCTCTTGATTAAGAGAGTAGTATCAGAAGGGTATTCGGATACCGTGGATGAACATTACTGCCAAGAAGCTCTGCGTAAGGACTATCTAGACGCAGGACTGATTTCCAGTGTTTACTCAGAGGAGGAAGTGAATGAAGATTGA
- a CDS encoding DUF5085 family protein: MNQSLMMSNVLSIDYNITGDEIAVAFQDMVQTAVAAGYTPKSNPFYSCPHIGELDDGTYNITVYLPVHEDYLGENELLEGTAYNSYFLVPQMVGARVTGEEAVNFDKAIYGLTNLLIDNDLEESTPVFYISSKINDVLYTDIMVGVRDKMN, translated from the coding sequence ATGAATCAATCATTAATGATGAGTAATGTCTTAAGTATCGATTACAACATTACTGGTGATGAAATTGCAGTAGCCTTTCAAGATATGGTTCAAACAGCCGTAGCGGCTGGGTATACGCCAAAAAGCAATCCATTTTACTCATGTCCTCATATCGGAGAGTTGGATGATGGTACATACAATATCACAGTCTATCTTCCCGTTCATGAGGATTATCTAGGAGAGAATGAATTGCTTGAAGGGACAGCTTATAATAGTTATTTTTTAGTTCCGCAAATGGTAGGAGCTAGAGTTACTGGGGAGGAAGCAGTCAACTTTGATAAGGCTATATACGGCTTAACCAATTTATTGATCGACAATGACTTAGAAGAATCTACACCCGTATTTTATATTTCAAGTAAGATAAATGATGTTTTGTATACAGATATCATGGTAGGGGTTCGAGATAAAATGAATTGA
- a CDS encoding variable surface protein mvspG has product MVDTGVNQSSWNTITRDVSTSTTGIGKLSDMRFSRTDLTPFTTFNDVLEHFNKSIVTLKNFTSADALKMEQAGQNKIDDDAHEAGAITAGAIASGGLRP; this is encoded by the coding sequence ATGGTAGATACAGGTGTAAATCAATCCAGTTGGAACACTATTACAAGAGATGTTTCTACTTCAACTACAGGAATCGGTAAACTAAGTGATATGCGATTTAGTCGCACAGATCTTACCCCTTTTACCACTTTTAATGACGTTTTGGAGCACTTTAACAAGTCTATTGTTACTTTGAAAAATTTTACCAGCGCAGATGCTCTAAAAATGGAACAAGCAGGACAGAATAAGATAGATGATGACGCGCATGAAGCAGGAGCTATCACAGCAGGAGCTATTGCATCAGGAGGGTTGCGACCATGA
- a CDS encoding response regulator transcription factor — protein MKKTILLVDDEIDILDIQNRYLIQAGYDVLVAHDGKEGLELFRKKSIDLIITDIMMPNMDGYDFISEVQYIAPDQPFLFTTAKTSEQDKIYGLSLGADDFIVKPFSPRELVLRVNNILRRLSRGVETEQIEFGDLVINHVTHEVRIGEQPLELTVKSFELLWILASNPERVFSKTELYEKVWQEDYVDDTNTLNVHIHALRQELTKYTNSNAPAIKTVWGLGYKMERPRGRK, from the coding sequence ATGAAAAAGACAATTTTGCTGGTTGATGATGAGATAGATATTCTAGATATTCAAAACCGCTATCTTATACAGGCAGGTTACGACGTTTTGGTCGCCCATGATGGCAAGGAGGGATTAGAGCTTTTCAGAAAAAAATCTATCGACCTCATTATCACAGATATCATGATGCCCAATATGGACGGTTATGATTTTATCAGTGAAGTTCAGTATATCGCTCCGGATCAACCCTTCCTCTTTACAACTGCTAAGACGAGCGAACAGGATAAGATTTATGGATTAAGTTTGGGGGCAGATGATTTTATAGTCAAACCCTTTAGCCCACGCGAATTGGTTTTAAGAGTGAATAATATCTTGCGTCGCCTTAGCCGTGGAGTAGAGACAGAACAGATCGAGTTTGGTGACTTGGTAATCAACCATGTGACTCATGAAGTTCGCATTGGGGAGCAACCTTTGGAATTGACAGTAAAATCCTTTGAGCTTCTATGGATATTGGCCAGCAATCCTGAGAGAGTCTTTTCAAAGACGGAACTTTATGAGAAGGTATGGCAAGAGGACTATGTGGATGATACCAATACACTCAATGTTCATATCCATGCTTTGAGGCAAGAGTTGACCAAGTATACAAATTCAAATGCTCCTGCTATCAAAACTGTCTGGGGTTTGGGTTATAAGATGGAAAGACCAAGAGGTAGAAAATGA
- the rpsD gene encoding 30S ribosomal protein S4: MSRYTGPSWKQARRLGLSLTGTGKELARRNYVPGQHGPNNRSKLSEYGLQLAEKQKLRFTYGVGEKQFRNLFVQATKIKGGILGFNFMLLLERRLDNVVYRLGLATTRRQARQFVNHGHILVDGKRVDIPSYRVTPGQVISVREKSLKVPAILEAVEATLGRPAFVSFDAEKLEGSLTRLPERDEINPEINEALVVEFYNKML; the protein is encoded by the coding sequence ATGTCACGTTATACAGGACCATCTTGGAAACAAGCTCGTCGCCTTGGCCTTTCACTTACAGGTACAGGTAAAGAATTGGCACGTCGTAACTACGTACCAGGACAACACGGACCAAACAACCGTTCTAAATTGTCAGAATACGGTTTGCAATTGGCTGAAAAACAAAAACTTCGCTTCACTTACGGTGTAGGTGAAAAACAATTCCGTAACTTGTTCGTACAAGCTACAAAAATCAAAGGCGGAATCCTAGGTTTCAACTTCATGCTTCTTTTGGAACGTCGTTTGGATAACGTTGTTTACCGTCTTGGCCTTGCGACTACTCGTCGTCAAGCTCGTCAATTCGTAAACCACGGTCACATCCTTGTTGACGGAAAACGCGTTGATATCCCATCATACCGCGTAACTCCAGGTCAAGTGATCTCAGTTCGTGAAAAATCATTGAAAGTTCCAGCAATCCTTGAAGCAGTAGAAGCTACTCTTGGACGTCCAGCATTCGTATCATTCGACGCTGAAAAATTGGAAGGTTCATTGACTCGCTTGCCAGAACGCGACGAAATCAACCCAGAAATCAACGAAGCACTTGTCGTTGAATTCTACAACAAAATGCTTTAA
- a CDS encoding toxic anion resistance protein — protein MTEFNFDIDQIANNTVAKVDKTTEIIETNTGSAQTITFLEKLSPEQQEQIKERVPQLVDQFVTDQNALLDFGQSAVEGVNGTVNRILTEQKKLQIPQVDDLLKNTNRELQGFVAKYKNAEIAELEEKPNFLQKLFKKSQNSLQEFYFDSKTVEQKLDGMAAAVVKQEDVLARNIVSAEMLIEDNTKSIENLVGVISFIEASQAEAGNRAAELKTQVDQLDSSTVEYQTKSQELARMAEVVNTLEQQHTEYVSRLYVAWTTTPQMRNLVKVSSDMRQKLGMLRRNTIPTMKLSIAQLGILQQSMKSGVVADAIVNANNAALQMLAETSKEVIPQMERIAQSPTVAVESVTKLAESLVAQNQGIVAAIELGRQKRAQLETTIVKSAEMINDSVKLRDEKIVQALLDQGKAAQKEVQE, from the coding sequence ATGACAGAATTTAATTTTGATATTGATCAGATTGCTAATAATACAGTGGCCAAAGTGGACAAGACAACCGAAATCATCGAGACCAATACAGGCTCAGCCCAGACGATTACTTTTCTTGAAAAGCTAAGCCCTGAGCAACAAGAGCAAATCAAGGAGCGCGTGCCTCAATTGGTGGATCAGTTTGTCACAGACCAAAATGCTCTCTTGGACTTTGGTCAATCAGCGGTGGAAGGTGTCAATGGTACGGTTAACCGTATTTTGACCGAGCAGAAGAAACTGCAAATTCCTCAGGTGGATGATCTGCTGAAAAATACCAATCGTGAGCTCCAAGGTTTTGTAGCCAAATATAAGAATGCTGAAATTGCAGAATTGGAAGAAAAGCCAAACTTTTTGCAAAAATTATTTAAAAAAAGTCAGAACAGTCTGCAAGAATTTTATTTTGACTCAAAAACAGTTGAGCAAAAGCTAGATGGTATGGCTGCTGCTGTGGTCAAGCAAGAAGATGTGCTGGCGCGAAATATTGTTTCTGCTGAAATGCTGATTGAGGACAATACCAAATCCATTGAAAATCTAGTGGGAGTAATTTCCTTTATCGAGGCCAGTCAGGCAGAAGCTGGGAATCGTGCTGCTGAATTGAAGACTCAAGTAGATCAACTAGATTCAAGTACGGTAGAATATCAAACCAAGTCCCAAGAATTAGCTCGTATGGCAGAAGTGGTCAATACACTGGAACAACAACATACAGAGTATGTTAGCCGCCTTTACGTAGCTTGGACGACGACTCCACAAATGCGTAATCTCGTCAAAGTTTCATCGGACATGCGCCAAAAATTGGGCATGCTTCGTCGCAATACCATTCCAACCATGAAGCTTTCGATTGCCCAACTTGGTATTTTGCAACAATCGATGAAATCAGGTGTCGTGGCAGATGCCATTGTCAATGCCAACAATGCTGCCCTTCAGATGCTAGCTGAAACCAGCAAGGAAGTGATTCCGCAGATGGAACGAATTGCCCAAAGTCCAACAGTAGCTGTTGAATCCGTCACCAAACTTGCTGAAAGTCTAGTCGCTCAAAACCAAGGTATCGTTGCTGCCATTGAGTTGGGACGCCAGAAACGTGCTCAACTAGAAACAACCATCGTCAAATCTGCAGAAATGATCAACGACTCTGTTAAACTCCGCGATGAGAAAATCGTCCAAGCCCTTCTAGACCAAGGAAAGGCTGCTCAGAAAGAAGTACAAGAATAA
- a CDS encoding sensor histidine kinase produces the protein MKLKNYILVGYLVSTLLTILVVFWAVQRMLIEKSEVYFLVGMTLIASFIGAAVSIFLLSPVFSSLKHLKKQAQDIASKDFSTEIETKGPLEFQELGQAFNDMSHNLQATFQSLDESEQEKRMMIAQLSHDIKTPITSIQVTVEGILDGVIKEEERLHYLTTIGRQTERLNKLVEELDVLTLNTQPQEIADEEVEEVFLDQLLIESMSEFQLQIEQEERDVYIQVSPELAKIKSHSDKLSRILVNLLNNAFKYSEPGTRIEVLAQLTEQELTISVKDEGQGILPEDLEKIFKRLYRVETSRNMKTGGHGLGLAIARELAHQLGGEITAESQYGLGSKFTFSLNLK, from the coding sequence ATGAAATTAAAAAACTATATTTTAGTGGGGTATCTAGTGTCGACTCTACTAACGATTTTGGTCGTTTTCTGGGCAGTCCAACGAATGTTGATCGAGAAAAGTGAAGTTTACTTTCTAGTTGGAATGACCTTGATTGCTAGTTTCATTGGCGCTGCAGTAAGCATCTTTCTTTTGTCGCCTGTGTTCTCTTCTCTGAAACATTTGAAAAAACAAGCTCAGGATATAGCAAGCAAGGATTTCAGCACAGAAATTGAAACCAAGGGCCCATTAGAATTTCAAGAGCTGGGCCAGGCTTTTAATGACATGTCCCACAATTTGCAGGCTACCTTTCAATCACTTGATGAGAGCGAGCAAGAAAAGAGAATGATGATTGCGCAGCTCTCTCACGATATTAAAACTCCCATTACCTCCATTCAGGTTACTGTGGAGGGAATTCTAGATGGAGTGATTAAGGAAGAGGAACGGCTCCACTACTTAACCACGATTGGTCGGCAAACTGAGCGTCTAAACAAGCTAGTGGAGGAATTGGATGTTTTGACTCTTAATACACAACCTCAAGAAATTGCTGACGAGGAAGTCGAAGAGGTCTTTTTAGATCAGTTGCTGATTGAGTCAATGAGTGAATTTCAACTCCAGATTGAACAAGAGGAGCGAGATGTTTACATTCAAGTATCACCTGAGTTAGCGAAAATCAAGAGCCATTCTGACAAACTTTCTCGCATTCTGGTCAATTTGTTAAACAATGCCTTTAAATATTCAGAACCAGGAACCAGAATCGAGGTTCTTGCCCAATTAACAGAACAAGAACTGACAATCAGTGTGAAAGACGAGGGACAGGGGATCCTTCCTGAGGATTTGGAAAAGATTTTTAAACGACTTTATCGTGTAGAAACTTCGCGCAATATGAAGACGGGTGGGCATGGCTTAGGTCTTGCGATCGCACGAGAACTAGCCCATCAGCTTGGTGGCGAAATCACAGCAGAAAGTCAATATGGCTTAGGAAGCAAGTTTACATTCAGCCTTAATTTGAAATAA
- a CDS encoding T7SS effector LXG polymorphic toxin, producing the protein MKIDVSEVRVQKELLVISVNSIKEQLSVSRSRLSEVVSTDSLKGAVKDAINQKVTNYQIPLVDNYVNALDSIVSRYDGLVKLFQDTVSETDNSAIIKTEYLERIKQRMKDPIEGLKSSSSKTKNIYAGISDILTLTNPSLDSVNTSYNQAVKSLDDTIKNMEAFNSVLLKTDTFDLIDMQNSEIATLSGYAPLPYGNPALRNYYNRTQFKNSVSEIHTAIHSNSKAVKYQNALAKQLAESKYSGTVAENENLIDSLFNVYKNVTKSDLYKNSKDYKKHLKSILPALYALYRFSQNKKGDTIVLKETTKFGKLLDNYFEVTKKLNGSRTYKVVQYKNGGVPQTFKSIMKKLGYTKYNEELSKVFKSFTDTTRFSTKVASVGKSLVSTTGSLLKEEFIKEITFKGAGKGLWSLGKAGASGGFKGLVKSATDSFKNYKEGFKSATKFGKFLKGAAVVGVALDVVDTFSKIHDNKQEAKRQGLRGNEVKASVATGFVIDAAKAAGTTVAATAAASAGAALAGVGLGLLGVATAPAWVTGAVAIGASAAAVAGLNWLDKKFNVTDNLKKGANSLIKGMRGWFK; encoded by the coding sequence ATGAAGATTGATGTATCCGAAGTTCGAGTTCAAAAAGAGTTGTTAGTTATTTCGGTAAATAGTATCAAGGAACAGCTATCTGTTTCGAGAAGCCGTCTATCAGAGGTCGTTTCAACCGATAGTCTTAAAGGGGCAGTGAAGGATGCCATTAACCAGAAGGTGACCAACTATCAGATACCACTAGTTGATAACTATGTCAATGCCCTAGATAGCATTGTCAGTCGCTATGATGGACTTGTGAAGCTCTTTCAAGACACGGTGTCAGAGACCGACAACAGTGCCATTATTAAGACAGAATATCTAGAACGCATCAAGCAACGGATGAAAGATCCGATCGAGGGATTGAAGAGCAGTTCCAGTAAGACGAAAAATATCTATGCAGGGATAAGTGATATCCTAACGTTAACGAATCCTAGTTTGGATAGTGTGAACACGAGCTATAATCAAGCAGTCAAGAGTTTAGATGATACCATAAAGAACATGGAAGCTTTTAATAGTGTTCTTCTAAAAACAGATACCTTTGACCTTATCGATATGCAAAATAGTGAAATCGCAACACTATCAGGTTATGCCCCTCTTCCGTATGGGAACCCCGCATTGAGAAATTATTATAATCGAACTCAGTTTAAAAACTCAGTTTCAGAGATTCACACAGCTATCCATAGCAACTCCAAAGCTGTGAAGTACCAAAATGCTCTTGCAAAACAGCTTGCCGAGTCTAAGTATAGTGGGACGGTGGCCGAAAATGAGAACTTAATAGATTCATTATTTAATGTTTATAAAAATGTCACAAAGAGTGATTTATATAAAAATAGTAAGGACTATAAAAAACATTTAAAATCTATTTTGCCAGCTTTATATGCGTTGTATCGTTTTAGTCAAAATAAAAAAGGAGATACCATTGTTCTTAAAGAGACAACAAAATTTGGAAAACTTCTAGATAATTATTTTGAAGTTACCAAGAAATTAAATGGTAGTCGTACTTATAAGGTAGTTCAATATAAAAACGGTGGTGTTCCACAGACCTTCAAATCCATAATGAAAAAGCTAGGCTATACTAAATATAATGAAGAATTGAGTAAGGTTTTCAAATCTTTTACAGATACAACTCGATTTAGTACCAAAGTGGCTAGTGTCGGAAAATCACTTGTGTCTACAACTGGAAGCCTATTGAAAGAAGAATTTATTAAAGAGATAACTTTCAAAGGCGCTGGTAAAGGCCTGTGGAGTTTAGGAAAGGCAGGCGCATCTGGAGGATTTAAAGGTTTAGTTAAGTCTGCTACAGATAGCTTTAAAAATTACAAAGAAGGTTTTAAATCCGCTACGAAGTTTGGTAAGTTTTTAAAAGGTGCTGCAGTTGTTGGTGTTGCTTTAGATGTGGTTGATACTTTCTCAAAAATCCACGATAATAAACAAGAGGCTAAACGTCAAGGTCTAAGAGGAAATGAAGTTAAGGCTAGTGTGGCAACAGGTTTTGTAATAGATGCGGCTAAGGCCGCAGGGACAACTGTTGCTGCAACTGCCGCAGCGAGTGCTGGGGCTGCTTTAGCAGGTGTTGGGTTAGGTCTATTAGGTGTTGCAACAGCCCCTGCTTGGGTAACTGGAGCAGTAGCAATCGGAGCATCTGCTGCAGCGGTAGCTGGGCTGAACTGGCTTGATAAAAAGTTTAATGTCACTGATAACCTGAAAAAAGGTGCCAATAGCCTGATCAAAGGTATGAGAGGATGGTTTAAATGA